From the Streptomyces sp. NBC_00376 genome, one window contains:
- a CDS encoding serine hydrolase translates to MATPASADTASATEGGAKVFCTSKRPGLASELSRDITSALGGREGTSSLALYDRTTGTTCELKADTHFDSASVVKVSVLGSLLRQAEEAHRKLTPREVTLTTAMITKSDNDSTSALWHQIGAAGFRRFLALAQMRHTVPGSGKSWGLTQITAGDQLRLMQLLTTKNAVLGPASRGYALDLMNRVTPGQKWGVPAGSPATATVHVKNGWLPRTTGGWRVHSVGAFTGGGHDYGMAVLSTGSRTMDYGIGTIEGAARVIHHDLSGAGSAASR, encoded by the coding sequence ATGGCAACCCCGGCCTCGGCCGACACCGCCAGTGCCACGGAGGGGGGCGCGAAGGTCTTCTGCACCTCGAAGAGGCCGGGCCTGGCCTCCGAGCTTTCCCGCGACATCACCAGTGCTCTCGGCGGGCGAGAGGGCACATCGTCCCTGGCTCTGTACGACCGGACCACCGGAACCACCTGCGAACTCAAGGCCGACACGCATTTCGACTCCGCCAGCGTAGTGAAGGTGTCAGTGCTCGGATCACTGCTGCGGCAGGCCGAGGAGGCACACCGGAAACTGACTCCGCGGGAGGTGACACTGACCACCGCCATGATCACCAAGTCGGACAACGACTCCACCTCGGCCCTCTGGCACCAGATCGGCGCCGCCGGCTTCAGAAGGTTTCTCGCTCTGGCACAGATGCGGCATACCGTTCCCGGCTCCGGGAAGAGTTGGGGCCTCACCCAGATTACCGCTGGCGACCAGCTCCGGCTGATGCAGCTACTGACGACGAAGAACGCGGTGCTCGGCCCCGCGTCGCGCGGCTACGCCCTCGATCTGATGAATCGCGTCACGCCCGGCCAGAAGTGGGGGGTGCCCGCCGGATCACCCGCCACGGCAACGGTGCACGTCAAGAATGGCTGGCTGCCGCGCACCACCGGCGGATGGCGGGTCCACAGCGTGGGCGCCTTCACCGGCGGCGGTCACGACTACGGCATGGCTGTCCTCTCCACCGGCAGCCGCACCATGGACTACGGCATAGGCACCATCGAAGGAGCGGCCCGCGTCATCCACCACGACCTGAGCGGCGCGGGTTCTGCGGCGAGCCGCTGA
- a CDS encoding bile acid:sodium symporter family protein: MAVVNAVQRWLLGLMLACYVLAGVFPAPGERLRRLTLPIPVGASALTVPMVLLAVMLFNAGLGVRVSDLRGVVSRPVRLVLGIAANALLPLLVLPVVALGLRTWHDPAEAEGLVVGLMLVLAMPIAGGAASWGQNAGANVPLVVAMVMGSTLLSPLTVPLGMHLAGQLVGPDGAGVLDDTTTVDVIARTGAGVFALVSVVLPCLAGVVVRVALGEDRIPRVLPAVKSVNLVNILLLCYINAAGALGQALAHPDPDLLMLALGLSGAVCCLAFCCGRWMSRWTHCDQPDGVSLTFATGMNNSSAAAVLAAGWFPHRPSVLLPILSYSLLQKIVAGVAAKPPRPGKRGVAADYARLG; this comes from the coding sequence ATGGCTGTGGTGAATGCTGTGCAGCGGTGGCTGCTGGGGCTGATGCTGGCCTGCTACGTGTTGGCCGGCGTGTTCCCGGCACCCGGCGAGAGGCTGCGCAGGCTGACGCTGCCGATCCCTGTGGGCGCGAGCGCTCTGACGGTGCCGATGGTGTTGCTGGCGGTGATGTTGTTCAACGCCGGCCTGGGGGTGCGCGTCTCCGATCTGCGCGGGGTGGTGTCCCGGCCGGTGCGGCTGGTGCTCGGCATTGCCGCCAATGCCCTGCTCCCGTTGCTCGTGCTCCCGGTCGTCGCTCTTGGCCTGCGCACCTGGCACGATCCGGCGGAAGCGGAGGGGCTGGTGGTCGGGCTGATGCTGGTGCTGGCGATGCCGATCGCGGGCGGCGCCGCTTCCTGGGGGCAGAACGCGGGCGCCAACGTCCCGTTGGTCGTTGCCATGGTGATGGGCTCCACGCTGCTCAGCCCGCTCACGGTGCCCCTCGGAATGCACCTGGCCGGCCAACTGGTCGGTCCCGACGGTGCCGGCGTCCTGGACGACACGACTACAGTCGACGTCATCGCCCGGACAGGAGCCGGGGTCTTCGCGCTGGTGTCGGTGGTGCTGCCGTGCCTAGCCGGAGTCGTCGTACGGGTCGCGCTCGGCGAGGACCGCATCCCCCGAGTCCTGCCCGCGGTCAAGTCTGTCAACCTGGTGAACATCCTGCTGCTCTGCTACATCAACGCGGCCGGCGCACTCGGACAGGCCCTCGCCCACCCGGACCCGGACTTGCTGATGCTGGCGCTCGGCCTGTCCGGCGCGGTGTGCTGCCTGGCCTTCTGCTGTGGCCGATGGATGTCCCGCTGGACGCACTGCGACCAGCCGGACGGGGTCTCCCTCACGTTCGCCACCGGTATGAACAACAGCAGCGCGGCGGCCGTGCTGGCCGCCGGCTGGTTCCCCCACCGCCCCTCGGTGCTGCTGCCGATCCTCTCCTACAGCCTGCTGCAGAAGATCGTCGCAGGAGTGGCGGCAAAGCCACCTCGCCCCGGAAAAAGGGGCGTGGCCGCCGACTACGCAAGGTTGGGCTGA
- a CDS encoding GNAT family N-acetyltransferase has translation MRSSTRIRLIEPTDAAPIAAHRVRDFEAFRPWEPAQPADFFTPEGQAERIGSLLAGYRAGTVWPGVVLADDQVIGQITVGGILPQPHLRRGSVGYWIASVAQNQGHAGHAVGLVLRVMTDELGLHRAEASTNLENLPSQRVLRRNGFSPYGVAHSSIFLDGSWRDGLLWERVLGD, from the coding sequence ATGCGCAGCAGCACCAGGATCCGCCTGATAGAGCCCACCGACGCCGCCCCGATCGCCGCGCATCGAGTGCGGGACTTCGAGGCTTTCCGGCCGTGGGAACCGGCCCAGCCGGCCGACTTCTTCACCCCGGAAGGCCAGGCGGAGCGGATCGGCAGCCTGCTGGCCGGATACCGGGCCGGCACGGTCTGGCCGGGCGTAGTACTCGCCGACGACCAGGTGATCGGGCAGATCACCGTCGGAGGCATCCTGCCGCAGCCGCACCTGCGCCGCGGCTCCGTCGGATACTGGATCGCCAGCGTCGCCCAGAATCAAGGGCACGCCGGGCACGCCGTCGGGCTTGTACTCAGGGTGATGACGGACGAACTCGGGCTGCACCGCGCCGAGGCATCCACCAATCTGGAAAATCTGCCGTCGCAGCGGGTGCTGCGCCGCAACGGGTTCAGCCCGTACGGCGTCGCGCACTCCTCGATCTTTCTCGACGGGAGCTGGCGGGACGGGCTGCTGTGGGAGCGCGTCCTCGGCGACTGA
- a CDS encoding DUF4232 domain-containing protein — protein MKYTRITALAAIGVAATLSLTACGSDSSGKDSSSKGSSSSSSSSSDGGSKSEGGSGSGGSEAGNAKSGSGEDTEAEAAANGATTTSSKVTFCKTEDLAIDATDAAPDENSGRIDITMINRGSTTCSATGFAGVDIKDADNTSNPIERGQAQPRITTLKPGDAAVFNLAYDIDNTGDSLASPTNILVTPPNETHTVTLKWPAGAGDIKGAYTDVEVYPTHTTE, from the coding sequence GTGAAGTACACCCGCATCACTGCTCTCGCCGCCATCGGCGTCGCCGCCACCCTCTCGCTCACCGCCTGTGGCAGCGACAGCTCCGGGAAGGACTCGTCCTCCAAGGGCTCTTCGTCCTCGTCTTCTTCGTCCTCGGACGGTGGCTCGAAGTCGGAGGGCGGCTCGGGCTCCGGCGGCTCGGAGGCCGGCAACGCGAAGTCGGGCTCCGGCGAGGACACCGAGGCAGAAGCAGCCGCGAACGGCGCGACGACGACCAGCAGCAAGGTCACGTTCTGCAAGACGGAGGACCTGGCCATCGACGCCACGGACGCCGCGCCCGACGAGAACTCCGGCAGGATCGACATCACCATGATCAACCGGGGTTCGACCACCTGCTCGGCGACGGGCTTCGCGGGCGTCGACATCAAGGACGCCGACAACACCTCCAACCCCATCGAGCGCGGCCAGGCCCAGCCGCGTATCACCACCCTGAAGCCCGGCGACGCCGCTGTCTTCAACCTCGCCTACGACATCGACAACACCGGCGACAGCCTCGCCTCCCCGACCAACATCCTGGTGACGCCCCCGAACGAGACCCACACCGTGACCCTGAAGTGGCCCGCGGGTGCGGGGGACATCAAGGGCGCCTACACCGACGTCGAGGTCTACCCCACGCACACGACCGAGTAG